In Leptolyngbya sp. O-77, the genomic window ACGGCCGCAGGTTCGACCCTAGGCCCAAACGCGCCTACAGTTTCTAGAAACTTGAGTTGTTGAGTTTTACCGTAAATCTGAACGTTATAGCAGTTGGATTTTGTCCAACGGATTTGGCTAAAAATTCCTAGCCGCAGCAGAAGAGCCGCTACGTCTCGGGCCAACCCTTCGCTTACCGTTGCAAAGAAAATGGTGGCCTTGTACTTACGTCCATCAGGACTTAAAGAACTGCTGATGCAGCCATCAGTTGCCCAGAGATGGCGCAAAAACAGCGCAATTTGCTCATCAGGAAGTTGAAAAATCGCCTGAGGAATCCGCTTGCTTGCTGAGCGCTGCCCAAAAATTCCTAAGGCTTTTAGCCACTGCCCCACCCCCTCTGGATGCCAGCGATTGCCATTGCCTGAAATGACAAGCTGATGCCAATTTCCCCGCCCTGGATGGCGATTGACCTGACAGCCAAACGATTCAGCGGCAGCTTTTACAATTGCTGAGTTTTCTTCTGAGCCTGTTGTGTAGCGCAAGGGCTGATGGGAAACGTAGCTACCGTCTCCAAGCAAATGGGCCAGTAAGGCCACCTGGAGATCTGTCCAGGCGATCGCCGCTTGAGTCAGACGAGGCATATGGTTTGCAAGTGCGAGGCGATCGCCCACCCGCAAATCCTGAAGCGGTTGCCAGCCATCAAATGTGTAAAGCCTGTGCTTACCAGTTGCTCTAATCGTTCTACCCGTTGCAGTCGTCAGTTTGAAGACGGGCTTAACCCCAACTTCCCAGACTAAATCTGCCTTAGCAGCCACTAGGCGACCCTGGTCACCGAGACTAATCACCTCTGGGGTTTGACCGACCAACTCCCGGATCGGGATGCGGCGACCATCCGCCAGCCACACCAGCGTTTCGCCCGTTACGCATTCCCGCAAGTCGCTCATCATCGGGCGCTTGTTGGTGCGCGATTCCACTCCCCGACTCAACTGCGACAGCGCGATCACGGGCACGCTCAATTCCCGCGCCAGACCCTTCAGCGCCCGCGTCACGCGGGAGAGTTCCTGCACGCGGTTTTCGCTGCCACTGCCCTCCATTAGTTGCAGATAGTCAATCAGCACCAGCCCCAGCGCCCCGCCCTGCTCTGCCTGGAGCCGCCGCACCTTCGAGCGCATCTCGGTGACAGAAATATCGGGCGTGTCGTCGATGAAGATCGGCATCTGGGACAGGGCGCTAATCGCGTAGCCCAGCGGCTCCCACTCATCCTGGCTGACCCGCCCCGCCCGCAGCCGTCCGCTCTCGATCTGGGCTTCGCTTGACAGCAGACGATAAACCAACTGCTCCTTCGACATTTCCAGGCTAAAAATGGCAACGGGCAGCTTGTGAAAGGCGGCAATGTTGCGGGCGATATTGAGGCAAAAGCTGGTTTTGCCCATTGCGGGTCGCCCCGCAGCGATGATCAAATCTGACCGCTGAAAGCCCTGGGTCATCGCATCCAGGTCATAGAAGCCGCAGGAAATCCCCGGCAGCACCAGCCCCAGAGAGCGGCTTTCGATGTCGGAAAAGGTGGACGTGAGGATATCGGAGGTGGCGGTGAGGCTCTGGTTGGGGCGGGATTGCGTAATGTTGAAAATCTTTTGCTCAGCCTGGTCTAGCACCTGCTCCAGAGGGGTGCTGGTTTCGTAGCCCAGATAGGCGACCTCGTTGCCAGCCTGAATCATCCGGCGGCGCAGGTATTTGTCCATTACAAGGTGGGCGTATTGGTCGATGTTGACGGCGCTGACCGTGCGATCGACCAGTTGGGCAATACGGCTCTGCCCGCCGATTTTGTCGAGCTTGTTGTGGTCGTGGAGGTAGCTGGTGACGCTCATCAGGTCGGTGGGTCGCCCCTCGCTCTGGAGCGCTAGGGCGGCGCGATAGATTTCCTGGGTGGGCGGAGATGTAGAAGGCTTTCGGGGCGCAGCAACTCGGCGACGCGACCCAGCGCCTCCGGGTCGAGCAAGATGCCGCCCAAAATGGCTTCCTCTGCGTCGATGTTTTGAGGCGGGAGGCGATCGCTGTAGGCTTGAAAGTTCAGTTCTTGAACCATAGGGCAGGCGAGGGAGGCAGGGCGACAAGCAGAGCAACGAGAGCAGGCTTAGAGACGTGCGGCTAGAGATGAGGCTTGAGAGACTGTCTGGAAGATAGTATCTGGAGTCTGCTATCTGGGAGCATCTGGAAGATACTACCGGTAGGAGGCGATCGCTATTGTACCCCTATAGGTAGAGTCGGCAAGGGGGCGATCGCAAAAAACAGGCTGGACTCAGGGCTGGATTTGGGGGCAATTTAGCAGGTTTCCTCAGGGACTCTCCGCCGATCTAGCCAATGCTTATGGCAACAACCTGGGCAGAGTATTTACAAAAGCACTTACAAAAAAGTACCCTGCAACTATTCTTGCAGAGTACTTGCGTACTATTCAATAGACTTCTCCAAATCTTTACGCCTCTGCGTCCGCAGGCACCACCTCAATGTCTACCGTTGCGGTCACTTCAGGATGCAGCTTGATATCTACCCGGTAAGTCCCCAGCTTGCGGACTTCGGGCACCGTAATGCCGCGCCGATCCACTTCTTGACCGATGGCTGCTTGCAGCACCTCTGCCACTTCTCGATCCGTCACCGAGCCGAAAATTGCGTCCTTTTCCCCAACCTGTTTGGCAATCGTCAGGCCAGAGAGCTTTTCCAGCTTGGCTTTGATTACGTCTGCCTCTTTCTTTAGCTCGATCAGGCGCTGACGCTCCAATTCGCGCCGCCGCTCAACCTGCTTTAGAATGCCGGGGGTCGTATGTACGGCCAAGCCTTGTGGCAGCAGGTAGTTGCGGGCATAGCCAGGAGCCACGTCCACCAGGTCGCCCGCCTTGCCCAGCTTGCTGACATCTTGATTAAGAACTAACTGAATCCGTTTCGCCATGAGCCTTCCCAAATAGTCCAGTCTGCTATTGTACCGAAATGTCAGGAAGAGTGTAAAGGAAGAGAGAAGAACGAAGAACGAAGAACGAAGAACGAAGAGGGAAAGGAGAAAAAAGAAGAGAAAAGAGCAACATCAGATCGTCCATCCTCCAACACCCCGTCACCCCGTCACCCCGTCACCCCATCACCCCGTCACCCCAACACTCCGTCACCCCATCACCCCATTACTCATCCACGCGCTCCTAGGTAGTAGGATCTGAATCGACCTCTCACCTGACGTTGAGCCTGTGAACTTTCAGTCTGTTATTGCAACGCTGCATCAGTTTTGGAGCGATCGCGGCTGTTTAATCGTGCAACCCTACGATACCGAAAAGGGCGCAGGCACTAAGAGTCCGCATACGTTTTTGAGGGCGATCGGGCCAGAGCCGTGGTCGGTTGCCTATGTAGAACCCTGCCGCCGACCCGGAGACGGGCGCTATGGCGAAAACCCCAACCGCGTGCAGCACTATTACCAGTATCAAGTGCTGATCAAGCCCTCGCCCAATAACATTCTGGATGTTTATCTCGAATCGCTGCGATCGCTCGGCATTCAGCCCGAAGACCACGACATCCGCTTTGTGGAAGACAACTGGGAAGACGCGGCTGTGGGCGCATGGGGGGTAGGCTGGGAAGTGTGGCTAGACGGCATGGAGGTGACGCAGTTTACCTATTTTCAGCAGTGCGGCGGCATCGACTGCCATCCCGTGTCGGTCGAGATTACCTACGGGCTGGAGCGGTTGACCATGTACCTCCAGGGCGTAAATTCAATTTTCGACATCCGCTGGAACGACACGCTGACCTACGGCGATGTGCATCTCCAGGGCGAAATCGAAAACTCCACTTACAACTTTGAAGCGTCCAATCCTGATCTTCTGTTCAGCCTGTTTACTCAGTTCGAGCAGGAGGCCACCCGGCTGATGGAAAAGGAACTGGTGCTGCCGGCTTTTGACTATGTGCTGAAATGCTCCCACACGTTTAACCTGCTAGAGGCGCGGGGCGTAATCTCAGTCACCGAACGGCAGCGCTACATCCTCAAAATTCGTGGGCTGGCGCGGCAGGTTGCCCAGCTTTATCTAAAACAACGGGAGGCACTGGGCTTTCCCCTTCTGAAGAAAGACCCCTGCCCCGTTTGATAGATAGAGCCGCGGCGCGTCTGTTGTGCAGGGGATAGAATTTTAGGCGGGAGATTTGGCGCTGGGAGATTTGGCACTGAAAGACTTCCGCCAAAGCGCTTCATATTCCGTAGCAATATTTTACTTGCGCTGGGCGATCGCCTCTACTACAATCTTCCATCAAGCTGTAATTTTTCCAACACGCAGCTTATTCCACTCCCCGAAAATTTGGCCGGTTCGTCGTTTACGGCATTGGTAGATGTTGACACCACCTACCAACGCCTGACCCCAGGACAGAGATAGCTGTCTCAGGGCTTTGCCTATTGTATGGCCGCCTTGAAACCTGCTTTGCGTCGTTTGGGCGGCCATCTTTTCGGGGTTTCCCTACCTCGTTTCCAAGGAGGAAACCCCAAATGCTAACAATTCAATACACCTGGTCGTCCCCACGCTCGGAGGCGACCCAGTTTTCGCTGCCCCCGCTCACCTGCGAACTGCCCCACCGTCGCCGCCTGCGCCACTACATCATCGGCCTGCCCGAAGACGCGCAACTGGCGATCGACCGGCTGCACCTGCTCCGCTACGCCGAACGCTTCGAGTGGACGCACGCCTTGGAATTTCCGCCCAACGGCATCGTCCTCAACGCCGAGCAACCCGGCGAAGTGCTGCGCTGCCTGCACCGTGAAGTCCGGAGCAACTCTGGCGCGAATGAGTAAGAACAGATAAGGGCGATTTTGGGTTTTGGATTTTGGCGGCCGAGTCTGTCAATCCAAAATCCAAACTCCCCAATCGAAAATTTCAAACAGGGCAACTGCGCCTAACGCTGCATCGCGCCTATTCATCAGCCCCACTTATCTGAAGCCTTTGTAAAGCCATCTGCCTAATTCCCAGAATCAGGGGTATTATACAGACAATCGTCTGCCTATCTACCCAGTTTGGGATCTTAGACAGATCTGAATCAGCCTATCTACCCAATTTGGGATCTTAGATAGACGGATTTCAGCCTAATTCCCCTCCTGGGGGTAGATAGGCAGACCGGATCAGTCTAATTACTAGTTATGCCGCGATCTCTTTTGTCGGCAAGTTAGGGAGTTCTCGGCTAACTTTCTAGGTAATGGGTTCGAGGAATAGCCAAATATCCTAAAATAGGATAAAGTATTAAGGGTCATCTGGTCTGTGAAACGATAAGAAAAATACATGGGTCTACCTGAGCCTTCGCATAGCCTGTCAAGTATAAAGAAGAATAAAGCGACAAGCACTGTTGGTCGCGGAAGGACTGTCCAACTCACGGAGAAACTTGCTTTTTCAGCTTGGAATAACAGCAATGTCAGTCTGATACTTGGTAATAGCATTGAACATTATGATTCCTGGGAGCAACCTACAGTAATAGTTTCAGATGGAGGCTACGGTATTTTAGGTTTTGAAGGAGATACGTCAGATCATCTTGATCTACCTGAATGGTATGAACCCCATGTAGAAGCTTGGTCTAAGTTTGCCTTGCCAAGTACAACTCTTTGGTTTTGGAACTCAGAAATTGGCTGGGCTGTGGTACATCCAATACTTGAGAAATTTGGTTGGCGATATGTTAATTGCAATATATGGAATAAAGGCAAAGGTCATATTGCGGGTAATGTCAACACAGAAAAAATAAGACGTTTCCCGGTTGTTACAGAGGTTTGTGTTCAATATGTTAGAGAAGTCAAAATTAATAATTTAACCCTTAAAGAATGGCTCCGAAAAGAATGGCTAAGATCAGGATTGCCTCTACGTCAAGCTAACTTAGCTTGTGGAGTCGCAGATGCAGCAACAAGAAAATATTTTGATCAGGGACATTTATGGTATTTTCCACCGCCCGAAATGTTTGAGAAATTGGTTTCCTATGCAAACGAACATGGAAAACCAGAGGGAAGACCCTATTTCTCTAATAATGGGAAGCACCCTTTAACAGGTGAAGAGTGGAAGAAGATGCGCTCTAAATTTAATTGCCCACATGGTTTTACAAACGTTTGGGATCGTTCTGCTTTACGTGATGATGAACGAATTAAGTCTGCTGATGGTAAAGCTGTTCACTTAAATCAGAAACCACTTGATCTGATGAAACTAATTATTGAAGCCTCAAGTGAGGAACAAGATGTTATTTGGGAGCCATTTGGTGGACTTTTCAGCGCATCTCTGGCTGCTAATATCCGGAATCGAAAAGCTTTCGCTTGTGAAATTGACGAAACTTATTTCTACTATGGAATCAAAAGGTTTAGTCAAGTAGTTCATCAATATTCCCTTCTTTGATTCCAAGATGTTCTCTCAAAGCAGATTTAATTAACTCCTCCTGACGACTTGCTAAAAGCCTATTCCACTGTCCAACTTCCATTCCAGAGAACTGTGTTCTGTAGACACGCTTCTTGAAATCTTCAATTCCTGGATGTACAATCCTGTCCATTTTCGCAAAATTGGTGTCTAATCTGTATTTGAAGCGAGTGATCAGTTCCCGCAAAAGTATTTGATACTCTTGCGTGGGCATATAAATCCTTCCACCATCGCCCCAAGAATTAACTATTTCTTCAGCTTCAAGCAATTCCTCACTCGTTCCTTGAAATTTGTATCCGTTAGTATTTGTTTGCTGTAAATTCACTGTCCTTTCGGTTGTGTCTTCAGGTTCTAAAACAAGGTAATCGGGAGGATTATGATAATGGTCATCTCTTGCTTTAGCCACTGAAAAACCAGAGACAACGCATACGTCCAGAATCTTCGGTTTTCCATAAATCACTGCTTCAGGTAACCAAGCTATTAGAGCAACGTATGTTTGATCAAACCGGAAATGATTCTGACTATCTTTGAAACGGGCTGTTATTTCTGTGGCTAATGGAAACCATGCTTTGATCTCTAATCCTGGAGTAGGATGTATGCTGCCAATGAAGACAGTATCGGGAAATCCTGGGTCTTGCCTTTTCCATTCACCAAACTGTGCGAATACTTCCTGGTTATTTAAAAACTCAACAGTGTTAAATTCAATCAGGTTTCCCAATAATGGTGATAGTTTTGAAATTACTTTGGCTAAATTAACTGCTGAATCAACTGATATTGGCTTAGAAATATCTAGCAGGTCAAATGTATGTCCAGACAAATTATCTAAATATTGTGCTGCAAGGCTAATCACGTCTTGTGTATTCATCCCTGTTCCTCGAAAGATGTAGATCTACAAGCTTGCTCAACTTGTCTTAGAATTTCACAAGGATCTACGCCAATCGCACGGCTGACTAGGAGGAATTCAATGACATCTAATCTTCTTTCGCCATTTTCGTATTTTGCAACGAAGGATTGAGGCTTTTTGATCGCTTTAGCAAGGGTTGCTTGAGTTAAATTCGCACCCCTTCGAGCAGCGATCATGCATTGACGAAAGACATCGTACTCTGGGCTAGAAATAGATTTCATCGTGCCTTACTGAGCACAATAATTACCAGAGACAGGATAAACCCATTTTCGGATAATCCCAAAATGGGATTTTTGGATATCGGTAGCTATTTGATCTGCATAATGAGAACGTTTTTCCGCTAGGGAGTGTCATCAATTAGATAAGCTGTAATCAGCAGTGATTCAGCTATCTGACGATTATGACAACCCGACGCTACGCCCTGCGCGATGACCAATGGGAACGGCTCCAAGATTTGCTCCCTGGACGAGCGGGGGCGGTGGGAGTCACAGCAAAGGATAATC contains:
- a CDS encoding DnaB-like helicase N-terminal domain-containing protein; this encodes MVQELNFQAYSDRLPPQNIDAEEAILGGILLDPEALGRVAELLRPESLLHLRPPRKSIAPP
- a CDS encoding replicative DNA helicase → MYRAALALQSEGRPTDLMSVTSYLHDHNKLDKIGGQSRIAQLVDRTVSAVNIDQYAHLVMDKYLRRRMIQAGNEVAYLGYETSTPLEQVLDQAEQKIFNITQSRPNQSLTATSDILTSTFSDIESRSLGLVLPGISCGFYDLDAMTQGFQRSDLIIAAGRPAMGKTSFCLNIARNIAAFHKLPVAIFSLEMSKEQLVYRLLSSEAQIESGRLRAGRVSQDEWEPLGYAISALSQMPIFIDDTPDISVTEMRSKVRRLQAEQGGALGLVLIDYLQLMEGSGSENRVQELSRVTRALKGLARELSVPVIALSQLSRGVESRTNKRPMMSDLRECVTGETLVWLADGRRIPIRELVGQTPEVISLGDQGRLVAAKADLVWEVGVKPVFKLTTATGRTIRATGKHRLYTFDGWQPLQDLRVGDRLALANHMPRLTQAAIAWTDLQVALLAHLLGDGSYVSHQPLRYTTGSEENSAIVKAAAESFGCQVNRHPGRGNWHQLVISGNGNRWHPEGVGQWLKALGIFGQRSASKRIPQAIFQLPDEQIALFLRHLWATDGCISSSLSPDGRKYKATIFFATVSEGLARDVAALLLRLGIFSQIRWTKSNCYNVQIYGKTQQLKFLETVGAFGPRVEPAAVVMRELAHRGKANPNRDTLPAQVFEQIKQDMKDQGISQRQMASLRGTSYAGSAHFKFSPTRDVVLSYAHVLNNTALEDIATSDLFWDEIASIEPAGEEMVYDLTVPGPASWMADGLVSHNSGAIEQDADLIIMLYRDEYYNPDTPDRGISEIIITKHRNGPVGTVKLLFEPQFTRFRNLAAPGRG
- the glyQ gene encoding glycine--tRNA ligase subunit alpha — encoded protein: MNFQSVIATLHQFWSDRGCLIVQPYDTEKGAGTKSPHTFLRAIGPEPWSVAYVEPCRRPGDGRYGENPNRVQHYYQYQVLIKPSPNNILDVYLESLRSLGIQPEDHDIRFVEDNWEDAAVGAWGVGWEVWLDGMEVTQFTYFQQCGGIDCHPVSVEITYGLERLTMYLQGVNSIFDIRWNDTLTYGDVHLQGEIENSTYNFEASNPDLLFSLFTQFEQEATRLMEKELVLPAFDYVLKCSHTFNLLEARGVISVTERQRYILKIRGLARQVAQLYLKQREALGFPLLKKDPCPV
- a CDS encoding DNA methyltransferase, with product MGLPEPSHSLSSIKKNKATSTVGRGRTVQLTEKLAFSAWNNSNVSLILGNSIEHYDSWEQPTVIVSDGGYGILGFEGDTSDHLDLPEWYEPHVEAWSKFALPSTTLWFWNSEIGWAVVHPILEKFGWRYVNCNIWNKGKGHIAGNVNTEKIRRFPVVTEVCVQYVREVKINNLTLKEWLRKEWLRSGLPLRQANLACGVADAATRKYFDQGHLWYFPPPEMFEKLVSYANEHGKPEGRPYFSNNGKHPLTGEEWKKMRSKFNCPHGFTNVWDRSALRDDERIKSADGKAVHLNQKPLDLMKLIIEASSEEQDVIWEPFGGLFSASLAANIRNRKAFACEIDETYFYYGIKRFSQVVHQYSLL
- a CDS encoding helix-turn-helix domain-containing protein, producing the protein MKSISSPEYDVFRQCMIAARRGANLTQATLAKAIKKPQSFVAKYENGERRLDVIEFLLVSRAIGVDPCEILRQVEQACRSTSFEEQG
- the rplI gene encoding 50S ribosomal protein L9, producing the protein MAKRIQLVLNQDVSKLGKAGDLVDVAPGYARNYLLPQGLAVHTTPGILKQVERRRELERQRLIELKKEADVIKAKLEKLSGLTIAKQVGEKDAIFGSVTDREVAEVLQAAIGQEVDRRGITVPEVRKLGTYRVDIKLHPEVTATVDIEVVPADAEA